In Haloarcula halophila, the genomic window TGGGCGGACGATCTACATTCCCGACGATGTCCTCGACGAGATGGAGGATACCTACCTCGAGTCCCAGCTAAAGCTCCGCAAGGCGGGCCAGGACGAGTTCAAGAAGAACCGCCACTTCTACCCGCTACTCGTTCAGTTCGGTGTTGAGGCGCTCTCTGAGGCGGATGCCGAGGAAATCCAGGCTCGGCTCTCGGAACTCGGCGACGAATGACCTCGCGCAGAACCACAACTTCGGAAGATGGATTTGATGCGTACCTTCTGTCTTCTCCGCTCCAACAAGATACGTCACAAGCTTCCGACTAACCCTGATATTCGCTTCAGCAACACTCGACAATTTCGAAGTAACTCGGTGTCTCTTAGAGTGCCGGTATCCCACTATCCTGAGAGGGCATATCCATAATCACTGTAATGCCGCAGCTGAAAATGATAATCCTTAATATTTCTTGTAGTCCATATTGTTATATGAGTGTGGTCAGCGTTTCGATGCCGGAGGAATTGCTTAACCGAATCGACCAGTTCGCCGACGACCACGGCTATACTGGCCGCAGTGAGGTACTTCGTGAAGCAAGCCGGAATCTCCTCGGTGAGTTCGAGGATAAGAAACTTGAAGATCGAGACTTGATGGGCGTCGTCACGGTGGTTTTCGACTACGAAACGACGAGCGTCGAGGAGAAGATGATGCACCTCCGCCACGAGCACGAGGACATCGTCGCATCGAACTTCCACAGCCACGTCGGCGGCCATCATTGCATGGAACTGTTCGTACTCGAAGGGTCGCTCGAAGAGATCTCGACGTTCGTCGGGAAGATCCGAGCGACGAAGGACACGCTCACAATCGACTACTCAGTGCTACCCGTCGACGACTTTGGCCCGCTGGCCGATATGAACTGATACTGTTCTGCCCCTTCCGGCGAGTCCACTTCCTTCCGCTCGTTCCACTCGCTCCCTGCGGTCGCTCGCGGGATTCCCGCTGAATTCACGCTAACTCTGCAACATCTCCGAAATCTATCCTCTATCAGTATTAACTACTTTTGCTAGAATCACAGGTATTATTAGAACTACTTCTAGAGTTAGCAATACTGATGGTTCAAATCTCGCGCCGAAGTCTACTCCAGAAGGCAGGCGCATCCACGATTGCTGCGACGGGAATTGCTGGCTGTCTCGGTCAGGGAGGTGCATCACTTGATTCCGTCACGGTCGCGTACGTCCCGATTTACCCGAACATGCAACACTACGTGATGGAGCAAGAGGGGTACTACGAGGACGTTCCGGCAGATGTCTCAATAGAGCGGTTCAGCTCCGGCCCCAGTGTTGTCAAGGCGTTCGCGAGTGGGGACGTCGACGCTGCGCTTTTCGGGATCACTCCTGCAATGGTCCTCGTTGACAAAGGGACCAACGCCGGTATCCTCGCGGCGAACTCGAGAAATGGCTTCAAGATCATGGGGACGACCGAACTCGTCGATTTCTACGAACAGGAAGGCCCAGCCATGTTCGAGCGCTTCGAGGAAGAGCGCGGCCGCAAGGTCCGGTTCGGTGCCCCACCGGACGGGAGTGTCCCCGACA contains:
- a CDS encoding CopG family ribbon-helix-helix protein translates to MSVVSVSMPEELLNRIDQFADDHGYTGRSEVLREASRNLLGEFEDKKLEDRDLMGVVTVVFDYETTSVEEKMMHLRHEHEDIVASNFHSHVGGHHCMELFVLEGSLEEISTFVGKIRATKDTLTIDYSVLPVDDFGPLADMN